The region TTTTCGGTCAGGTTCTAATTCTTTTTGTTTATACTGCTGATAGAAATCACTAAACAGATCCTGCAAAGGAATTTCTTTCAAACGCGCTTGATCATGGGTCAAGTGCGTGCTGGTTTGTTCTTTTCTAGCTGCATATTCCAATCCCATCGCATTTGGGAATCGCCTGCGCAATTGGTTCATTGCATCCATCACAAAATGCTCATCTTCCAATTCAAAAAAAACGTAATCATCAGACTTTTGTGTCATCAAGTCTTGAAATATTCCTTTAACGATCCGCATATCGCGTCTGGTTTCCAAATAAATCGGTTCAACTTCTACTTGACCTTTTTCAAGCGTCACCAAAGAGACCTGTTTCTTCTGAATGGCTTCTGATTTAGAATATTTTAAAATTGAACCGCTATAGCGGATTCTTTCATGTTTTACTTTTTGTGGTTTATGTAAATGCCCTAAAGCCACATAATCAAAGTCTTCGAATAATTCGACATTGACGTATTCGGCCGTTCCGATGCTCAATGGCCGCTCTGAATCGGTCGTTTCAGAAGTATCATTACTAAGATTGATCACATATCCATGTGCGATCAATACATTGGTTTCATTAGGATTCATCGTTTCTTTGATTTTTTCGATTTGAATCCGAGTGGCATCTTCCAAGTTTTTGATTGAATCGTCCTTTAACAGTTCACGAATATAAACATGGTCTGCAAATGGCAATAAATAGAAATTTGTACCTTGAATCGTAACTTTTCGAGTCGTTTCTTTGACTGTTCCTTCTATATAAAGCTGACTGGACTCCAACAAAGCAGCTCCATATTCAACTCGCTCATTGCTGTCATGATTGCCGGCAATTACGAACACGGGAATTTTCACCTC is a window of Carnobacterium mobile DSM 4848 DNA encoding:
- a CDS encoding exonuclease SbcCD subunit D, whose product is MRILHTADWHIGKIVNEVSMLEDQEFFLNQLIEELKSLKVDALIMAGDLYDRAFPPKEAVALVNSVLTRLIYEVKIPVFVIAGNHDSNERVEYGAALLESSQLYIEGTVKETTRKVTIQGTNFYLLPFADHVYIRELLKDDSIKNLEDATRIQIEKIKETMNPNETNVLIAHGYVINLSNDTSETTDSERPLSIGTAEYVNVELFEDFDYVALGHLHKPQKVKHERIRYSGSILKYSKSEAIQKKQVSLVTLEKGQVEVEPIYLETRRDMRIVKGIFQDLMTQKSDDYVFFELEDEHFVMDAMNQLRRRFPNAMGLEYAARKEQTSTHLTHDQARLKEIPLQDLFSDFYQQYKQKELEPDRKEIVEKMLHEIGREE